One window of Leptospira wolbachii serovar Codice str. CDC genomic DNA carries:
- the purL gene encoding phosphoribosylformylglycinamidine synthase subunit PurL produces MEKEKVSLEDAKEHGLTETEFVEIQKILGRMPNSTELGIFSAMWSEHCSYKNSILKLKTLPTKSDKLLAGAGEENAGAMDIGDGLAVVFKIESHNHPTAVEPYQGAATGVGGIMRDIFTMGARPITSLNSLRFGDPKEARNKYLLTRAVKGIGDYGNSLGIAVGGGELFIHPTFTKNPLVNAMTVGIARHDQMASASTKGMVGNKVYIVGATTGRDGIHGASFASKDLTKESEEKRSAVQVGDPFMEKLLMEASLEAIQKNLLVGIQDMGAAGISCATSEMSAKGKTGMDVDLNSVPLRESDMNAYEIMLSESQERMLVIPETGKEEELVSIFHKWGLNAVEIGTVTGDGILRIRKDGKLKAEIPADSLVLGGGAPRYVREEKRPAYLDEVTKFDSKKIPDLQADTVSQTLNTLLSSLNITSRRPLYEQYDTEVGLVKVVEPGEDGGLVRIPGTKKGIAVATDCNSRYTYLNPYEGAQIAVCESARNVASTGAEPYGVTNNLNFGNPYIPENYYIFSECVRGLGDACRFLGLPVTGGNVSFYNESPEGPVFPTPTIGMVGVIDDVAKGLHTYPRTNDAVTYALVGEFKPTISASEYLYRVHGLDTGRIPEISLTKEKATIDALIACRKEGLLTSAKDLSLGGLLVALAKIVISGNKGIEANLEGLQKSILRFDELCFGETGASFVVSFLTKDEEKVKAKYEKAGLSFYSLGKSSSKSSLSVKGNGFQWEWTTKSLETEFESGLKGYFE; encoded by the coding sequence ATGGAAAAAGAGAAAGTTAGTCTCGAAGATGCCAAAGAACACGGACTTACAGAAACTGAATTTGTAGAGATCCAAAAGATCTTAGGAAGAATGCCAAACTCCACAGAACTGGGGATCTTCTCTGCCATGTGGTCGGAACACTGCTCTTATAAAAATTCAATTTTAAAATTAAAAACTCTTCCTACCAAATCGGACAAACTCCTTGCTGGGGCCGGAGAAGAAAATGCCGGAGCCATGGACATTGGAGACGGCCTTGCTGTTGTATTCAAAATCGAAAGCCACAATCATCCAACAGCTGTAGAACCTTACCAGGGCGCTGCCACTGGTGTGGGTGGAATCATGCGAGATATCTTTACTATGGGGGCACGCCCCATTACTTCTCTCAACTCACTTAGGTTTGGTGATCCCAAAGAAGCACGTAACAAGTATTTGCTGACCCGTGCGGTTAAAGGAATCGGGGATTATGGAAACTCACTTGGGATTGCGGTGGGTGGGGGTGAATTATTCATCCATCCTACATTCACCAAAAACCCACTTGTAAATGCCATGACTGTCGGGATTGCAAGACATGACCAAATGGCTTCTGCTTCTACCAAAGGAATGGTAGGAAACAAAGTTTATATCGTAGGTGCGACAACCGGACGCGACGGAATCCATGGGGCCAGTTTCGCCTCCAAAGACCTCACCAAAGAATCCGAAGAAAAAAGGTCTGCGGTGCAAGTGGGCGATCCCTTTATGGAAAAACTTCTCATGGAAGCCTCCCTCGAAGCCATCCAAAAGAACCTCCTTGTAGGAATCCAAGACATGGGTGCCGCAGGAATTTCTTGTGCCACTTCTGAGATGAGTGCCAAGGGAAAAACCGGAATGGATGTGGATCTAAATAGTGTTCCTCTTCGTGAATCCGATATGAACGCTTATGAAATTATGCTCTCCGAATCCCAAGAACGAATGCTTGTCATTCCAGAAACGGGAAAGGAAGAAGAGCTTGTTTCCATCTTCCATAAATGGGGATTGAATGCCGTAGAAATTGGAACGGTCACTGGGGACGGAATCCTTCGTATCAGAAAGGATGGAAAACTCAAAGCGGAAATTCCCGCAGACTCTCTCGTTCTTGGTGGTGGGGCTCCGCGGTATGTAAGAGAAGAGAAAAGACCGGCTTACCTAGATGAGGTGACAAAGTTTGATTCCAAAAAAATTCCAGACTTACAAGCGGATACAGTTTCTCAGACCTTAAATACTCTCCTATCTTCCCTCAATATCACATCCCGAAGACCACTCTATGAACAGTATGATACAGAAGTAGGACTTGTGAAAGTAGTAGAACCTGGGGAAGACGGTGGACTTGTGCGAATTCCTGGAACCAAAAAAGGAATCGCTGTTGCCACAGACTGTAACTCTCGTTATACTTACCTAAACCCATACGAAGGCGCTCAAATTGCTGTTTGTGAATCGGCAAGAAACGTAGCTTCCACGGGGGCAGAACCTTATGGGGTCACAAACAACCTAAACTTTGGAAACCCCTACATCCCGGAAAACTATTATATCTTCAGTGAATGTGTGCGTGGACTTGGAGATGCATGTCGTTTCCTTGGACTTCCTGTCACTGGGGGAAACGTATCCTTTTACAATGAATCTCCTGAAGGACCAGTATTTCCTACACCGACCATAGGTATGGTGGGAGTGATTGACGATGTTGCCAAAGGCCTTCATACCTACCCTCGCACCAACGATGCAGTAACCTATGCACTGGTTGGAGAGTTTAAGCCTACTATTTCTGCCTCAGAATACCTTTACCGTGTTCATGGTCTAGATACAGGTAGAATCCCAGAAATTTCCCTAACCAAAGAAAAAGCTACCATTGATGCACTGATTGCCTGCCGTAAAGAAGGGCTTCTCACTTCCGCCAAAGACCTGTCACTCGGTGGCCTTCTTGTGGCCCTTGCTAAAATTGTGATTTCTGGAAACAAAGGAATCGAAGCCAATTTGGAAGGATTACAAAAAAGTATCCTACGTTTCGACGAACTTTGTTTTGGTGAAACAGGAGCTTCTTTTGTAGTGAGTTTCCTCACCAAAGATGAAGAAAAAGTAAAAGCAAAATACGAAAAAGCAGGACTTTCCTTTTATTCTTTGGGTAAATCTAGTTCCAAATCCTCCCTTTCTGTCAAAGGAAATGGATTCCAATGGGAATGGACGACCAAATCTTTAGAAACGGAATTTGAATCAGGTCTTAAAGGTTATTTCGAATAG
- a CDS encoding penicillin-binding protein activator LpoB, which produces MGVRDKGEPLGGGSSSPPSDRAGILYSHILSCQTHEPPPNSTKMRILFLPLFLSYFYVSCSTVSYHKTDKAKPTKQWGVLEVKETVRNMSHSLSTYYKTDLKTGYLEWKSLQNSTSEHIDTKLITNEILNQLTKDKVPFVDTSIREEATTEIAFGKTGMVSADSRLSVGKFKSPSHKIKGEINEVVNYEAGSRIQYITVTLFLVSLETNQIVWSEQTNFLKTSRVEGYGL; this is translated from the coding sequence TTGGGCGTTCGTGATAAAGGAGAACCATTGGGTGGCGGGTCTAGTTCCCCACCCTCAGATCGGGCGGGGATACTATACTCACACATTCTTTCTTGCCAAACTCACGAACCCCCACCAAACTCTACTAAAATGCGCATTTTATTCCTTCCCCTCTTTCTGTCATATTTCTATGTTAGTTGCTCTACAGTTTCTTATCACAAAACAGACAAAGCCAAACCCACCAAACAGTGGGGAGTTTTGGAAGTCAAAGAGACTGTTCGGAACATGAGTCATTCTTTATCCACATATTATAAAACTGATTTGAAGACAGGGTATTTGGAATGGAAGTCTCTTCAGAATTCTACTTCGGAACATATCGATACCAAACTCATAACCAATGAAATTTTGAACCAACTCACAAAAGACAAAGTTCCTTTTGTGGATACCTCTATTAGAGAAGAGGCGACCACAGAAATAGCTTTTGGGAAAACAGGAATGGTTTCGGCTGATTCGCGTTTGTCGGTGGGGAAGTTTAAATCTCCTTCTCATAAGATTAAAGGTGAGATCAATGAAGTGGTGAATTATGAAGCGGGGTCACGCATCCAATACATCACGGTTACACTTTTTCTTGTAAGTTTGGAAACAAACCAAATTGTTTGGTCCGAACAAACTAATTTTTTAAAAACAAGCCGCGTGGAAGGTTATGGTCTTTGA
- a CDS encoding HigA family addiction module antitoxin, with protein sequence MNKELMNIHPGEILLEDFLKPMELSAYKLAQSTLIDQKRISEIIHGKRAITADTALRFSKFFGNSPEFWLSIQAHYDLEIKQYELKNELRAIKKYKELKAS encoded by the coding sequence ATGAATAAAGAACTTATGAACATTCATCCTGGGGAAATTCTCTTAGAAGACTTTCTTAAACCTATGGAATTATCTGCTTATAAACTGGCACAAAGTACCCTTATCGATCAAAAAAGAATTAGTGAAATTATTCATGGAAAAAGAGCAATCACTGCAGATACGGCTTTACGATTCTCTAAATTCTTCGGAAATTCTCCTGAGTTCTGGCTCTCTATTCAAGCTCATTATGATTTAGAAATAAAACAGTATGAATTGAAAAATGAGTTAAGAGCAATAAAAAAATATAAAGAACTTAAAGCCAGTTAA
- a CDS encoding flavin reductase family protein, protein MPASIDKFKSSLSLWASGVCVITYASSQKKGGVTVSSFSSVSLEPPLVLFCLAKDSSAKEPIQDSGNFVVNILSSEQKQISADFASGSLDKAVVLEGLNPETLSTGVPVLRDSLASLDCKVDRILEAGDHWIFIGLVEAVATSEGSPLLYFNRNYRELV, encoded by the coding sequence ATGCCCGCATCCATAGACAAATTTAAATCCTCTCTCTCGCTTTGGGCGAGTGGAGTTTGTGTAATTACTTATGCTTCTTCTCAAAAAAAAGGAGGAGTCACTGTTTCTAGTTTTTCTTCTGTTTCCTTAGAACCGCCGTTAGTTTTATTCTGTTTGGCCAAAGACTCTAGTGCCAAAGAACCCATCCAAGATTCGGGAAACTTCGTTGTGAATATTCTTTCTTCCGAACAAAAACAAATTTCCGCTGATTTTGCTTCTGGTTCCCTGGACAAAGCGGTTGTTTTGGAAGGACTAAACCCAGAAACACTCTCCACAGGGGTCCCCGTGTTACGAGACTCTTTGGCTTCACTCGACTGTAAAGTCGACCGAATCCTCGAAGCGGGAGACCATTGGATCTTTATCGGTCTTGTGGAAGCGGTGGCCACAAGTGAAGGTTCCCCCCTCCTCTACTTCAATCGCAATTATAGAGAACTCGTTTAA
- a CDS encoding ankyrin repeat domain-containing protein, with protein MKLLTILTMVISTIANFQCSSTQEKMVAALYDREYSTKVINQINSGFPINQRIIYQNQESTLLHFAIEKKDINLAKLLIEKGANVNDLDSYGNTALMASIKYDLDELTELILKSNIDLNIKDKFGESAFTICFSKRNINLRLLDLLLEKGADINVKNTEGENALFILIKRSALNKKEAFYYLLQNKINLKTENLEGNAIIHEVSRYDNTQDDPYYITEIVKKGENINRISNNSYGTTVGHIAASENCINILNYFIAQKGNINIKLKSTWDTPLTLASYWGHYQPCILLLKNRAKINETDKEGNTALSNAIKKGELNIIRILKESGAK; from the coding sequence ATGAAGCTTTTAACAATTCTAACAATGGTAATTTCAACAATTGCCAACTTTCAGTGTAGTTCAACACAGGAAAAAATGGTAGCGGCTCTTTATGATAGAGAATATTCTACAAAGGTAATTAATCAAATTAATTCCGGATTCCCCATAAATCAAAGAATAATTTATCAGAACCAAGAATCTACACTACTTCATTTTGCTATCGAAAAGAAAGATATAAATCTGGCAAAATTATTAATAGAAAAGGGTGCTAATGTTAATGACTTAGATTCTTACGGCAATACAGCATTAATGGCTTCAATTAAATACGATCTTGACGAACTCACCGAATTAATTTTGAAATCAAATATTGACCTTAACATTAAAGATAAATTCGGCGAATCGGCATTCACTATTTGTTTTTCAAAGAGAAATATCAATCTTAGATTACTAGATTTGTTACTAGAAAAAGGGGCAGATATTAACGTAAAAAATACCGAGGGTGAAAATGCTCTCTTTATTCTAATCAAAAGATCAGCCCTAAATAAAAAAGAAGCATTTTACTACCTTTTGCAGAATAAAATTAATTTAAAAACTGAAAATTTGGAAGGAAATGCGATTATTCATGAAGTAAGTAGATACGATAATACTCAAGATGACCCTTATTATATAACTGAAATTGTAAAAAAAGGTGAAAACATAAATAGAATATCAAATAATAGTTACGGGACAACCGTCGGACATATTGCCGCTTCAGAAAATTGTATAAATATTCTAAACTATTTCATAGCCCAAAAAGGAAATATCAACATAAAACTAAAAAGCACCTGGGATACTCCACTAACGTTAGCTTCATATTGGGGGCATTACCAGCCTTGCATCCTTCTTTTAAAAAATAGAGCAAAGATAAACGAAACGGACAAAGAAGGAAATACTGCTTTAAGTAATGCAATAAAAAAAGGAGAACTAAATATAATTAGAATACTAAAAGAATCAGGAGCAAAATAG
- a CDS encoding type II toxin-antitoxin system HigB family toxin, producing the protein MRVISRKILRDFYSIPKYSDSKIPIEVWFKETSKAFWKSPSDVKEKYRNASFLKDNRIVFNIHGNKYRLIVKVHYNLQTVFIRFIGTHEQYDKINAEVI; encoded by the coding sequence GTGAGGGTTATTTCTAGAAAAATACTGAGAGATTTCTACTCTATTCCCAAATACTCCGACTCCAAAATTCCGATAGAAGTTTGGTTTAAAGAAACTTCGAAAGCTTTCTGGAAATCTCCCTCAGATGTTAAGGAAAAATACAGAAATGCTAGTTTCCTTAAGGATAATAGAATCGTTTTCAATATACATGGAAACAAATACAGATTGATTGTGAAGGTTCACTATAATCTACAAACTGTATTTATAAGGTTTATCGGTACTCACGAACAATATGACAAAATCAACGCTGAGGTGATTTAA
- a CDS encoding type II toxin-antitoxin system RelE/ParE family toxin, whose product MIKSFRDKETEAIWNGALSKKFPKDIQRTARRKMIHIDSAKNLDDLKTPPGNRLHQLTDDRSGQHSISINMKYRICFNWNNGSVENVEIVDYH is encoded by the coding sequence GTGATAAAATCCTTCAGAGATAAAGAAACTGAAGCAATTTGGAATGGTGCTTTATCTAAAAAATTTCCAAAGGATATTCAAAGAACCGCTAGAAGGAAAATGATCCATATCGATAGTGCTAAAAATCTAGACGATTTAAAGACACCACCCGGAAATAGACTGCACCAGCTTACTGACGACCGATCTGGGCAACATTCAATAAGTATTAATATGAAATATAGAATCTGTTTTAACTGGAATAATGGCTCTGTCGAAAACGTTGAAATTGTAGATTATCATTAA
- a CDS encoding IS91 family transposase: MNEFQQVLYKQIDKIQASNLPTHVKKVVSAVALCRTNAMKGRVYSCPNGHFSIFMRESCNNRSCPTCQSENKREWNSNTKEKVNNSPHYHLVFKLPSFLYPYILSYYKEFIEILFEASANTILKLIKYSFDLTPTTAFISVLHTHGDAYQLHPHIHIILNSIALAKNQDKILFIDDTLFKLDNFNSIYNQILKKELILLYKKHPELGFQFRENIDNIHKENIFVSKKYESPFPIIDYLSKTIKGNALDLNQVDFLDNGSIKLYKKDKSCSLSNDEFVNRYIKHIIPQNIKSIRYSGFYSSASKSKYDRVNQLFGSIVHENNDSKSSDDTILQDYHKLHKACPICNQKMILKEEVDQFNVPDIVYIKFGKDPPTEELFTRLVA; the protein is encoded by the coding sequence ATGAATGAATTCCAACAAGTGTTATATAAGCAAATAGATAAGATTCAAGCTTCCAACCTGCCTACTCATGTTAAGAAGGTTGTTTCGGCTGTTGCTCTATGCAGAACTAATGCTATGAAGGGAAGAGTCTATTCTTGTCCAAATGGACACTTCTCTATATTCATGAGAGAATCTTGTAACAATAGATCTTGTCCTACTTGCCAATCAGAAAACAAAAGAGAGTGGAATTCTAATACAAAAGAAAAAGTCAACAATTCTCCACATTATCATCTTGTTTTTAAACTACCTTCTTTTCTATACCCTTATATTCTTTCGTATTATAAAGAATTTATAGAAATCCTTTTTGAAGCTTCAGCTAATACGATTCTTAAATTAATTAAATACTCTTTTGACCTAACGCCTACTACTGCTTTCATTTCCGTTTTACACACTCATGGCGATGCTTATCAACTTCACCCCCACATTCACATCATCCTCAACTCTATTGCTCTAGCTAAAAATCAAGACAAGATTCTCTTCATTGATGACACTCTCTTCAAACTAGATAACTTCAATTCTATATATAACCAGATCCTAAAAAAAGAATTAATTCTTTTATACAAAAAGCATCCTGAACTTGGGTTTCAGTTCAGAGAAAATATAGATAATATTCATAAAGAAAATATTTTCGTTTCCAAGAAATACGAATCCCCATTCCCTATCATTGACTATCTTTCTAAAACTATAAAAGGAAATGCTCTCGATCTTAATCAGGTCGATTTTCTCGATAATGGTTCCATAAAACTTTATAAAAAAGATAAATCTTGCTCTTTGTCTAACGACGAATTTGTAAATAGATACATCAAACATATCATTCCACAAAACATTAAATCTATACGTTATTCTGGTTTCTACAGCTCCGCTAGTAAATCCAAGTATGATCGGGTAAATCAACTCTTCGGATCTATCGTCCATGAAAATAATGATTCTAAAAGCAGTGATGATACCATTCTACAAGATTATCATAAATTACATAAAGCTTGTCCTATCTGTAATCAAAAAATGATTCTAAAAGAAGAAGTTGACCAGTTCAACGTTCCTGATATCGTTTACATCAAATTTGGAAAGGATCCGCCTACTGAAGAACTTTTCACTAGGCTTGTTGCTTAA
- a CDS encoding DNA polymerase domain-containing protein, giving the protein METFQGYLFDIYHSEQRIYLWLKSNSGELRLFFDEFYPTIYVNASPTILGKIVKRFYELDALAEIPTFTEKSLFYENKTISVLKLIISKPQLLPKITSKLFHLYGKYDIYHSDIEISTGYMVEKSIYPLAYIEVNYETTKNNLNRIRTIRSFTDIEEMDYKIPDLSKVSLYLEKSHRIPFVNNALMVKTNSDLYRIPTSDSGQLIHQLNKIFKKYDPDIVLTTYGDQVIFPHLFKASQESHIPTEFDRDKTSTIRRSIQTKGTSFNTYGTIVYRAPSYPLFGRWHIDSRNGFVYKEADLMGIIELSRISRLPIQKMARASTGKALTYIEVDVALRMNYLVPWQKSALEASKTALELLNADKGGLVFQADIQNGFTLENVAQLDFSQMYPKVMVLHNISPETINCLCCTNDQTTETVPSLGYRICNKRKGIVSVALAHIVERRNYYKKQCKDANHPNKSDIEQKQSSLKWMLVTSFGYLGYRNAKFGKLESHESVTAFGREKLLIAKEIAENYGYNLIHAITDCIFIQKKDKSPIDTEHLKEVCQTIHKKTKIAMEIEGTFSWLCFPPSTTDEKMPVANRYMGRFTEGDFKGRGIIQRRKDFPPYVKAAQKEMIEWMCKFETIKEMQTQEGEILKIFKKYDILLSSGNLDWKDLLIQRSTSQDPEDYSVDAPSAVAVKDLLEMGVRVQAGEKVRYLVVNKKSEQKGERYKTEERIESKIAPKIIRYDKSYYRKLLLTSFKEIWTAFASFKDFNEFISDEQQLPFFN; this is encoded by the coding sequence ATGGAAACTTTTCAAGGTTACTTGTTTGATATCTACCACTCCGAACAAAGAATCTATCTCTGGTTAAAGTCAAACTCGGGAGAACTTCGCTTATTTTTTGATGAATTTTATCCCACAATTTATGTAAACGCCTCACCAACCATTCTAGGGAAAATCGTAAAGCGCTTTTACGAACTAGATGCATTGGCAGAAATACCAACCTTCACAGAAAAATCCCTCTTCTATGAAAACAAAACTATCTCTGTCCTAAAGTTAATCATTTCCAAACCACAGCTCCTACCCAAGATCACAAGTAAACTCTTTCACTTGTATGGTAAATATGATATCTACCATTCAGACATAGAAATTAGCACAGGTTATATGGTAGAAAAAAGTATTTATCCCCTTGCCTACATAGAAGTCAATTACGAAACAACAAAAAACAATCTCAACCGAATTAGAACCATTCGCTCTTTTACAGATATAGAAGAGATGGACTACAAAATTCCAGACTTAAGCAAAGTATCACTCTACTTAGAAAAAAGCCATAGAATCCCCTTTGTAAACAATGCACTTATGGTAAAAACAAATTCCGATTTGTATAGAATCCCAACTAGTGATTCCGGCCAACTCATCCATCAACTAAACAAAATATTTAAAAAATATGATCCAGATATAGTTCTCACCACCTATGGTGATCAAGTTATTTTCCCCCATCTTTTTAAAGCTTCGCAGGAAAGTCACATACCAACAGAATTTGATCGGGACAAAACAAGCACAATACGACGTTCTATTCAAACAAAAGGCACTAGCTTCAATACTTATGGAACGATAGTCTACCGAGCGCCATCCTATCCACTCTTCGGGCGATGGCATATAGATTCCAGAAATGGTTTTGTCTATAAGGAGGCGGATCTCATGGGAATCATAGAACTCTCTCGCATTTCTCGTTTACCAATCCAAAAAATGGCACGAGCCTCCACGGGAAAGGCACTTACCTATATTGAAGTCGATGTAGCCTTACGAATGAACTATTTAGTACCTTGGCAAAAAAGTGCTCTAGAAGCATCCAAAACCGCCTTAGAACTGTTAAATGCCGATAAAGGAGGACTTGTTTTTCAAGCAGATATCCAAAATGGATTTACCTTAGAAAATGTAGCTCAATTAGATTTTTCACAAATGTACCCCAAAGTTATGGTCTTGCACAATATCTCTCCAGAAACAATCAATTGTCTCTGCTGCACAAACGATCAAACAACAGAAACAGTACCTTCGCTTGGTTATCGAATTTGCAATAAAAGAAAGGGAATTGTCTCCGTTGCACTCGCTCATATAGTAGAGCGAAGGAACTACTACAAAAAACAATGTAAAGATGCTAATCATCCCAACAAATCCGATATAGAACAAAAACAATCTAGTTTAAAATGGATGCTCGTTACCTCATTTGGTTATTTGGGTTATCGGAATGCAAAATTTGGAAAACTAGAAAGTCATGAATCAGTCACTGCTTTCGGAAGAGAGAAATTGTTAATCGCCAAAGAAATAGCAGAAAACTATGGGTATAATCTAATACACGCAATTACTGATTGTATATTTATACAAAAAAAAGACAAGTCCCCTATCGACACCGAACATCTCAAAGAAGTTTGTCAAACGATCCACAAAAAAACAAAAATAGCAATGGAAATCGAAGGCACCTTCTCTTGGTTATGTTTTCCTCCTTCTACCACTGATGAAAAAATGCCAGTTGCCAATCGTTATATGGGAAGATTTACAGAAGGAGATTTCAAAGGACGAGGGATCATCCAAAGACGAAAGGATTTTCCTCCATACGTAAAAGCTGCACAAAAAGAAATGATAGAGTGGATGTGTAAATTTGAAACCATAAAAGAAATGCAAACTCAAGAAGGAGAGATTTTAAAAATATTCAAAAAATACGATATACTACTTTCCTCTGGTAATCTCGATTGGAAAGACCTCCTTATACAAAGATCAACATCTCAAGACCCCGAAGACTACAGTGTAGATGCACCCAGCGCAGTCGCAGTAAAAGATTTACTCGAAATGGGTGTTCGAGTCCAAGCAGGAGAAAAAGTTCGATACTTAGTAGTAAATAAAAAATCAGAACAAAAAGGAGAAAGATACAAAACAGAAGAAAGAATCGAAAGCAAAATTGCCCCCAAAATTATAAGATATGACAAAAGCTATTATAGAAAACTACTCCTGACATCATTTAAAGAAATTTGGACAGCCTTCGCAAGTTTCAAAGACTTCAATGAATTTATCAGCGACGAACAACAATTACCTTTCTTTAATTAG
- a CDS encoding helix-turn-helix domain-containing protein: MNIKPIKNQKDHLEALSEIEKLWDAKKNTPEYDKLDILITLVDAYETKHYPIDDPDPIEALKSVMDDMNMKSVDLGNLIGGRSRATEILNRKRKLTLEMIRKINQNLGIPTDILVKEYKVKTSKTVRKRTPSVA, encoded by the coding sequence ATGAACATTAAACCTATTAAAAATCAAAAAGATCACTTAGAAGCACTTTCTGAGATAGAAAAACTCTGGGATGCTAAGAAGAATACACCCGAATACGACAAATTAGATATTTTAATTACCTTAGTTGATGCTTACGAAACTAAACACTACCCTATTGATGATCCGGATCCAATTGAAGCTTTAAAATCGGTTATGGATGATATGAACATGAAAAGTGTTGATTTGGGAAATCTCATCGGCGGGCGAAGTCGTGCCACTGAAATCTTAAATCGAAAGAGAAAGCTTACTTTAGAAATGATTAGAAAAATTAATCAAAATCTAGGAATTCCTACAGACATTCTTGTAAAAGAATATAAAGTCAAAACTTCTAAGACAGTAAGAAAAAGAACGCCGTCCGTGGCGTAA